The following nucleotide sequence is from Pedobacter sp. PACM 27299.
TTTGATTCTTTTATTTTCCATTACCGTGGCAATGTTCAATGAGCCGAGGTTACAGGAAATTCCGTAACGGATGGTATCTTCTTTGCCATAGATCTCGATATCTGAAACTTCGGAGATCTGCATGATTTCGGTACAAAGGTTAGAGAACTTCACATTTCCAAGTTCCTTTAAAGCATGTCCTCTATTGGCGTTTCCTTTGAAGAACAGGTATGGGTAACCGCTTTCTTTTTGGGTCTGAGCAATTTTCACCATCAAATGACGGGCATTGATCTTTTTCTTTTTCACCAAAGGATTGGTCACCAACTCCTCATACATCTCGTTCATGTCCAATTCATCCAGATATTTACCATATTGTTTATATACCGTATGAGGATAGAATAAGTAGCATGCTTCATCATTTTCTGCAAGTTCCATGAACTTATCAGGCACAATCACCCCTATGGAAAGGGATTTGATGCGGACTTTCTCATCCACATTGATTTTTTTACAATCCAGAAACTCTTCAATATCTGTGTGGAAGATGTTTAAGTATACTGCTCCAGCACCAGGGCGCTGCCCTAATTGGTTGGCATACGAAAAAGTATCTTCCAGAATTTTCATGATTGGCAATACACCTCCTGCACGACCTTCAACATCTTTGATCGACTCCCCTCTTGCACGTACTTTAGAGATGTTAAAAGAAACACCGCCACCGATTGAAGAAAGTTTCATTGCTGAATCAATAGCATATCCGATACCATTCAGGTTGTCACCGATTTCGTCCAAAAAGCAGGAAACCAATTCACCTGAGCGTTTTTTACCTGAGTTTAAGAAAGTAGGTGTTGCCGGTTGATACTCTTGATTGATCAGCAATTCTGCATATTGTTTGGCTTGAGGTACATCGCCTCTGGCCAGAAATAAAGCCACTGCGACCACGCGATCTTCATAACGTTCCAGGAATTTCTCCCCGCTATCGTCTCTTAGTGCATAACTTTGAAAAAACTTAAAAGCACTCATGAAGGATTGGAACCTGAATTTCTTGGCAAAAACCAGATCGTATACTTCTTCCATCTGTTCAAATGTATACCATTGATAAAAATCAATGTAATACTCCTGTTCTATCAGATAATCGATCTTCTCTTTTAGCGTATAAAAGAAAACCGTATTTTTATTTACATAGTCCAAAAAGTAAGAACGAACTGCTTCCTTGTCTTTGCTAAGGCTGAATTCGTCGTCTTTTTTAACCATGATCTCGTTGTTCAACAAGATCCATTTTTTAGTTACCATATCTTTTAGCCTTCTATATTGTCTATAAATTGTTGAATATCATCTGCGGTTCCTGAGAGTTCAAACTGCATTAAAACAGGCAGCTGAAACAAGGCAGAGATTTTTTTTGCAGCGAGGGCATAATTAGGGCCCCAGTTTTTATTCCCGCTGGAGGTAATAGATTTGATCCTGCCGCTATTTTCCTCCAGGAAACGCAACGTGGAGGCTGGGATTTCGCCAAAACCTGTAGTATAGGTAATCAGATGTCCTTCCTCTAAGGGGGCAGACACCTGATCAATCTTTTGAATATTCCAGTCGCGCTGTAACTTTAAGCGGTTCACAAACCGTTCTACATTACCGGTTTTACTGTCATAATAAATGCAGGTCATCGCAGCAGCAAGATTAAACGGCTAATGCGGCTAATTCTTCCGGTTTATAACCGATCACTCTTGCCATTTCCTGTTCTGCTTCCATTAGAATCACCGTAGGTACAGAACGTACTCTGAATTGCATGGCCAGTTCAGGTTGATTGAAAGGATTAATGGTTTCGTATACCACTCCTTTTCTATCCAGATATTCCGAGACCATATTACATGGGCTACAATCTTCTTTTTCGAATTTGATGATTCTTTTAGTACTCATTTCGTAGGATTTTGTTTGTAAAACAGGCCTCATGCAGGCCTGATGATCGAATTCAAAAATGGCAAATATTATCTGGAAAGACTCTAAACTGTTATCCACATTCGGTGGAAAAACAACTGAAATTTATGACAGATGAGGTACTGATAAAGTCGCAAAAATGATTACACTATATAGGGGTTATTCCGTAACCCATTCTTATCAAGTTTATTGAGTAAAATAATAGGATAAAGGAAAGCGTTTCGGCTATAAAAAAAGCTATACATTGAGCGAGATGGCCCTGTGTATAGCTGATCTGGAAATGACAAAATTCTGTCTTGAAAACTATTCTGTTTCTTCTTCCTCTTCTAAATAGATTTCATGAACCAGGAATTTAACTTTTTCCATAGTTTCTAGTAAATCTTCTATGTCTTCAGAAAGGATATGATGGATAAGGTCGCCGGTTTCTGGAATTTCCGAATTTGGAATTAATTCAAAAGCTTCGATACTGCCGCTCAAATTAAGGTTTACAATTTTCACATAATTAACCCCGTTATCGATCCAATCTTTCAGAATATTGGCGTCGAACTCTACATATCCTTCTATGTTTACCTTTTTCATAATGGTAAAGCTAAGGATAATTCGGGATTATCCTTTTAAAGGAAGTTTCATCACTCCTATTCCGGGCTTAATATTGACGAAAAGCAACATTCATTATTATGAACACCTGATTTAGATTTAGATTTAGAAAAAAAACCAGGAAGTGGTCGGGAAGTGGTCGGGAAGAGAAGGGCCTTATAATAGGGACTCCGTAGGGTTCCGATAGGGTCCACGTAGAATTGCCATAGTCTCTGCTATCCAGACCCTATCCGAACTCCTTCCTCCGGCTAAAAAAAATCAGGTCTCTTCCCGAGCACATCCTAGCCCCAACCGGAAGGAAATTATCAATATAAATACATCCAGCAGCCAAGATACGGACCTAAAAAAAGCCGACCATTCGGTCAGCTTCAGAACAAAGTAATTTTAAACCATTGCGGAAATTAAATCCGCTTTGCTGGTATTTAGTTAAACTAAGGTGCAACGATGGTAAATAGGTATACTGCAAAAATTACCAGCAATACAATTCCCTGCAGAATATTTGTTCGGCCGGTAGCTAATGACATCATAATCGTAAACAAAGACAGGAGTAATAATACGGTTGATTTCATATCGACTCCCAGAGTGATGGTCATTCCGGTGACCATTGAAACGATCGCAACTGCAGGAATAGTTAAACCAATACTGGCTAATGCAGAACCCATTGCCAGGTTCAGACTGGTTTGTAAACGGTTCTTTTTTGCGGCACGATAGGCGGCAAGACCTTCTGGCAAAAGCACCACTGCGGCAATAATTACGCCCACCAGAGATTTAGGTGCTCCTGCATTGACTACTGCCAGCTCAATATCTGGAGCAAGCGCTTTAGCCAGGAGTACCACGATACCTAAGCAGACTAATAATAACAGCGCACTCCATAGGGCTACACTTTTAGTTGGCGGCTCCGCATGTACATCTTCATCTCCATCGGCTTCCGGAGGAAGGAAAAAGTCGCGGTGTCTAACCGTCTGCACCAAGACAAAAGTGCCATATAAAACCAGGGAAACGATCGCTACAAAACCTAGCTGTGCCGAGGTATACACCGGACCAACGGTACTAGTTGTATAATTAGGAAGGATCAGGGTAAGGACTAAAATCGCGGTAAGGGCGATTAACGCGGCACTTACGCCTTGTGCACTAAAAACCTGCTCTTTAAATCGGGCACCGCCCACCACTAAACAGAGTCCAATCATTCCGGTTAAAATAATCATTACTGCAGCTAGCACCGTATCACGGGCTAAGGCAGTAGTTTCGGGACCTCCCGTTAACATGAGGGATACAATCAGGGCAACTTCTATGACCGTAATGGCCAGCGCCAATAATAATGTTCCATAAGGTTCACCAACTCTGTGGGCAACTACTTCGGCATGATGTACCGCAGCAAGCACACTACCGATTAATACTGCAGCAAGTACAAAAGAATATAGGTTTCCCAATTCTAATGACATTCCAAAATAAGCAATCCAGGCTAGAATGGGAATAACAATGGTCCATAAAGGAAGAGGTAACTTTTTTTTCATAGTAAAAGATATTTATTTAGAACCAAAAAAATCAATAATTGTTTAAATTAGCTGCATTTAGTCGTTCTATTTAAATTAGAACCGGGTATTTATACCTGTTTTTTCATTAGGGTATTTACACGCTTATAGAAACTGCAAAGTACAGGTACTTTAGAGGTATACAAATATCAACCTCCAATGATAGCCGAAACAGTACCTTTCGAACCCCTAAATTTACGAATCCTCAGTGAAGGGTTATTCCAACCTGTGCTTCATTTAAATCTGCAGCACCAAGCCAGCGGCAGGATTTCCGGGACGGCAATCATCACTATAAAAGAACTGACCGGCCCACTTAACCTCAGCTTTAAAGTGGTTGGAAATTACCAGCAGCAACTTGCAAACGTATCTATACAGCTCAAAGGTCATAAGTTGATGGATAGCGCCCAGAATCCCTGCTTATTTTTGAATTTAGAGATGAATTCTGAATATACCACAGGAATTTGCAATTATCAGTATCACAGTGAAATCAGCAAAAATGTGAGTAACGCAACCGTATCCAGTATACTATTTGCCACTACCCCATCAAAAAAACCTTTTAGAATGGCTGATCTTCCTCAAAATAATCATTACGCTCTATTGTGATCAAATACTGTTCAAATAGTAATTGATTTGATAACTGGCAGTCCCCCACCTGCCAGTTTTTTTTAAAAAAACAATTGACCTGCTATATTCTATAGAGAAAAATAGGTCATTAAATTCCCGAAAATGTATATTTTTTGTATAATTTCATTATAAAGCCCCACTAGAATTATATATATTTAAGTTTTTGCAGCCCCCTTAATCATTTTTATATGCTTCCAGATCCAAGCCCAAAATCGAACTATACTCATTATTTAGAAGGTGGAGGAGAAATGGGGCAGTTGATTCGGGATTATGACTGGTCAAAAACTGCTATAGGCGCTCCGGAACAATGGTCGCAAAGTTTATTAACCACCATTAGTCTGATCATCAGCTCCCGTTTTCCGATGTTTTTATGGTGGGGAGACGAGTTGCTGCAGTTTTATAATGATGCTTACCGGAAAAGTCTGGGCAATGATGGGAAACATCCCGCCGCCCTCGGACAATGTGGTGCAGATTGCTGGCCGGAAATCTGGCCTACCGTTCAGCCGATGATTGATCAGGCGCTTGCTGGTGGTGCTGCCACCTGGTGTGAAGATATATTGCTTCCAATTTTCAGAAATAACCAGATAGAGAACGTATACTGGACCTTTAGTTTTAGCAAAGTGAAAGATGCACCAGGAAAAACCGGCGGTGTACTGGTCATCTGCTCAGAAACTACAGAAAAAGTTAATGCCGATCAGAAGATGGAAAAGACACTGGCAGAACTCGCTGATCGTGAATCAAAAATCAGGTATATGCTGCAGGATGCCCCCGTTTCCATTGCGATGTTTACAGGTTACAATTTCATTATTGAATCGGCAAATAAACAGGCTCTGAAAGAATGGGGTAAAGGTGAAGAGGTTATTGGCAAGCCATTGGTACATGTTTCGCCAGAACTAAACGGGCAGCCATTTCTTAAATTATTGAAAGATGTAATGGACACCGGAATACCTTATTATGGAAATGAAGTTCGTGGCTTATTGAAGCAGCAGTATAAACTGGAAGAGTTTTATGCCAATTTCGTTTATCAGCCGATGAAGGATGAAAATGGTAAAACCAAAAGCATTTTAATGGTGGCCAATGTGATTACTGAGCAGGTAGCTGCAAGAAAAAAAGTGGAACAAGCAGAAGAAATGCTGCGTTTATCTATCGAATCTGCAAATGTAGGCACCTGGAGGCTGGATATTGAAAGCAATACTTTTATTGCTTCTCCGCGGATGAAAGAGTTGTTTGGTTATTCTGCCGAAGAGGAAGTGACATTGGCTGATACACTTAACCAGGTGCATGAAGATTACCGTCAGCAAGTTGCTGATGCGATCATCAAATCTATAGCAAGCGGAAAAGATTTTAGTGTGGAGCACCCGGTTTTGGGTCGGGACCATCAAAATATCCGATGGGTTAGGGCTTTGGGTCGAATTTATTCTATGGAAGCTGGTCATCCTGCTCATTTTTCAGGTATGATGTTAGATATTACGGAACAAAAGCAGGACGAGATCCGAAAAAACGACTTCATTGGAATGGTGAGTCATGAGTTGAAAACCCCGCTGACTTCTTTAAATGGATATCTTCAATTGATGATGCTCAAGTTAAAAGAGCCAAATGGTGATTTTATGGCTTCCTGTTTAAAAAAAGCGAATGTACAGGTCAAAAAAATGAGCAGCATGATCAATGGCTTCCTGAATTTATCGAGGTTGGAATCCGGAAAAATACATTTGAATATGGAACATTTTGACCTTGGTCAATTGATCAGAGAAACAATTGAAGAGACAAATCCGACCTTGCACCAGCATACCATTTCCTTAAATACTTGTGCTGAAATTACTGTGCATGCGGATCGTGATAAAATCGGATCTGTGGTTTCCAATTTATTGAGTAATGCGGTGAAATATTCGCCAAAAGGAAAAAAAATAGAGGTGAATTGCCAGGTGACGGATTTAGCCGCTCAAATTAGCATTAGGGATGAAGGGATGGGAATTAAACCCCAATCTTTAGAGAAGCTATTTGAACGTTTCTTTCGGGTAGAAACGAAACATACGGAAAACATTTCCGGCTTTGGCATTGGATTGTACCTCTGTTCGGAGATATTGGAGCACCACAAGGGTAAAATATGGGTGGAGAGTGAGGTTGGTGTGGGCTCTACTTTTCATTTCAGCCTTCCACGAGGGACCTAACTCACGCTCCTACCCTTAAAAAAAAACTATTTTGTTTTAAATTCTACGCGACGGTTTAACGCTCTTCCTTCTTCAGTAGCATTTGAAGTTACTGGATTTGTTGCGCCATGTCCTTTGATTTTTAATTTACTACCACTGATACCTGCATTCACCAAATAAGATTTTACTGCATTGGCACGGTCTACTGATAGAGACATGTTGTGTGCAGCAGATCCTTCAGTAGAGGAGTTACCGTGGATAGTTAGCACCACATCTGGTGATTTTTTCATTTGACTCACTACCTGATCCAGAATCTCAAAAGAAGCCGTTTTTAATACATCTGAATTGAATTCAAACTGTACATTACTGAAATTAAAACTTGCTTTTTCTTCAGGAGCAGGTGCTTCTTTTTCTTCTACTGGCGCAGGAGCCGGTTTTTCTACAGGTGCAGGAGCTGGTTTTTCTACAGGTGCAGTCGGTTTTGCGACTAATTTTTTAGTCTTACAAGCTTGCATCGAAAGGGTCAACAACCCAATCGCAACGATTAGTGTGCGTGTTCTTAAAATTTTCATTTGTGTTTTTATGTTTGTTAAAAATAAAAATTATTATCCAATGATTAAGGAATAAAACGAATTAGTTACGGTAATAGTGTTAGGCGCAACAATTTCCGGGATCAAATGGTATGGATCAGCGGCTGAAGCAGGTGGTCAGTCCATCAGAGAAAGTCATGGGGGCTGGCCCACTGAACAAATAACTACTTTTTCCCGCGTAAAATCCCACTGGAAATACCAAAACGAAGGTAGCTATACTTATCCCTATAATATATATTATAGGGATCTTCGCCATAATACCCTGCAGCCATCATAAGGTAGGCATTGTTCATAAAGGGAAAACTATAATGGAAAGAAAGCTCTGAGTTGAGTCTTTTTTTGATGGCAGTAAATTGATATGCTGTCATCGGGTTCAGTGCGTAATTAATTTCTGCATTTAGCCTCCACTGTTCTTTTGCGGGTTGATAATTCCTTAAAGAGAAGTTGTAGATCAACCTGCTAAATCCATAGTCGTGCTCCAGAGCCTTTTCGTAGCTAAACCATTTATGCCATTCAAAACCGACTTCATGATTTAAGGAATAATATCCCTTTGCTTTTTGCTTATTGACATCTCTTCCGAAATGATAGGCTAAGGTCAGGTAGTTCGTTGTAAAATTACCATTAATTGTATTGATGCTGCCATCCGGGTTTAGGGCCTCTCCGTCTTGTCCGTTAGAATGATGGGTAAACTTTAAAGTGGCATATTTATAATCGGGGATAGACCTGTCCAGCCTCACAAACAAGGTTCCTCCAAGTCTGAAACTGGGTGTCCGCACTCCTGCCGATTTTTCATCTCTGACCCGAACGGTGAAATCGGGCACTACAGCAAAGGCAATAGGCAGTTTTTCTGTAGCGAGCAGCATATAGGTGGTGGTCACCCTTCCGTTGATCACATATTTACTTGGAGCTCCTATTTCTCCTTTTGGAGAGATATAAGAAAGTTCCGCATTCTCCTTGTAGAGCTGTATAAAATCGTTATTTATTTCCTGTTGATTTTGAGCCTTAGCAGATGCGATACTAAAGCCATATACCAGTAAGATGATGCGTAGAATTTTCATTTGGAGCCTTTAGCATAGATACGCATCGAGCCTTTAAAAAGTTTCATTCTCCGAAAAAAAACAAATAGGATCAGTACCTGAATATTAATCCGGTTTCAGCCTCGATTAGTCTCGGTTAAAAGCATTGAGTGTGGCGGTTTTCCACCTCACATAGCCTAGTTTATCGCATTGTCTGGCTACTTCAGCGATGGCTGATTCCGGTACATCATTGACGATTTTCCAGCGAACCCCCTGCTTGCTATTGTAACCGATATAGATCACAATATCTTCAAATAAGGGCTCCATGAGCTCAAGATCTTTGAGGTGTAAATCCTGAAGTTCCCTGGCTAGCAGCACCAGCTGGTCATTCATTACTTTTACTAAAGGGTCTGCCGGTTTAATTTCCGGTTCTGCAATTGGAAGTACGGTTATGGTCATACGCTTGTTCAATCTAGGATCCTCTCTATTATCTGCCAGTCATAAATTCTGCAGACAAATGAAATACTACAAATATTAGCAAATATAAAAATTATTAAGCATTAAAAGAAGTGCTTTACTTATCTCCGCGCAAAAAGCCCATAGATAATGCGGAGCCTGTGCCTAAAACTGCTCCCGCAGCCACATCTGTAGGATAATGAACTCCAAGATATAAACGGGAAAAACCGACCGAACCTGCCCAAAGGTATGCTGGCGCGATTACGTACCATTTCTGATAACTATGTGACAGCGCTGTTGCCGTAGTAAAAGCAGTAGAAGTATGGCCTGATGGAAAAGAATAATGGGAAGGCTGATAAACGGCATTGATTTTCACGACCCCATTAAAGGGCCTGGGACGTTTTACAAGTTTTTTAATGAGCATAGTTGCCAGTACATTGACAGCAGAACTACTGGCTATGTAGGCTGCATTCTGACGCATCTCTTTGTCATTTGAAATGACTCCTGCTGCCATCAGGCCGACTGGAACCCCCACATTGACCACATCATTATATTTAGAAAGGAACATAAAGAAGCCGGTTTTTTCTGGCGTTCTCCGCTCGGAAAGGCTAATCAGGATCCGGTCGTCCAGCTGCTGCAGCTGATGCTGGCCAAAAACCTGCGATGGAATGGCTAGACCTACAGTCAACTGAAATATTAGAATATATTTGAGAAATGTGCTTTTCCTGCCAATCATGGTGTAAAGCTACAGTTTATTTTTTTAAACTTATCTTCGGAAGAAAATAAGCAAATGATCCCCAGAGGCAAATTAGACCTTAGTTTTTCAGATACTTTTGCCGGCATTTGCTACTGCCTTGCTGGCTATTTTCGCAAAAACAAAACGGCAGCAGACTTTCCAAAAGAAGAAAACCGTATGGTGACGCTCTCTGT
It contains:
- the nrdE gene encoding class 1b ribonucleoside-diphosphate reductase subunit alpha; the encoded protein is MVTKKWILLNNEIMVKKDDEFSLSKDKEAVRSYFLDYVNKNTVFFYTLKEKIDYLIEQEYYIDFYQWYTFEQMEEVYDLVFAKKFRFQSFMSAFKFFQSYALRDDSGEKFLERYEDRVVAVALFLARGDVPQAKQYAELLINQEYQPATPTFLNSGKKRSGELVSCFLDEIGDNLNGIGYAIDSAMKLSSIGGGVSFNISKVRARGESIKDVEGRAGGVLPIMKILEDTFSYANQLGQRPGAGAVYLNIFHTDIEEFLDCKKINVDEKVRIKSLSIGVIVPDKFMELAENDEACYLFYPHTVYKQYGKYLDELDMNEMYEELVTNPLVKKKKINARHLMVKIAQTQKESGYPYLFFKGNANRGHALKELGNVKFSNLCTEIMQISEVSDIEIYGKEDTIRYGISCNLGSLNIATVMENKRIKEAVATAMRSLTVVSDLTNIAMVPSVQKANKELHSVGLGAMNLHGFLTKNFIMYESAAALDFCNVFFMMVNFYSIQSSMEIAKEKKETFVGFEQSEYANGNYFQPYLSKDIAPVSDKIAGLFEGMAIPTVADWTELMNQVKIHGLYHAYRLAIAPNQSTSYIMNATASVMPVVDVIEVREYGDSTTYYPMPYLDNDNYFFYKSAYDMDQKNVLRLISVIQKHVDQGISTILHTNTKDSTRDIAKYYIYAHKMGLKSLYYTRTRKASIDECVSCSV
- the nrdI gene encoding class Ib ribonucleoside-diphosphate reductase assembly flavoprotein NrdI translates to MTCIYYDSKTGNVERFVNRLKLQRDWNIQKIDQVSAPLEEGHLITYTTGFGEIPASTLRFLEENSGRIKSITSSGNKNWGPNYALAAKKISALFQLPVLMQFELSGTADDIQQFIDNIEG
- a CDS encoding thioredoxin family protein → MSTKRIIKFEKEDCSPCNMVSEYLDRKGVVYETINPFNQPELAMQFRVRSVPTVILMEAEQEMARVIGYKPEELAALAV
- a CDS encoding calcium:proton antiporter, producing the protein MKKKLPLPLWTIVIPILAWIAYFGMSLELGNLYSFVLAAVLIGSVLAAVHHAEVVAHRVGEPYGTLLLALAITVIEVALIVSLMLTGGPETTALARDTVLAAVMIILTGMIGLCLVVGGARFKEQVFSAQGVSAALIALTAILVLTLILPNYTTSTVGPVYTSAQLGFVAIVSLVLYGTFVLVQTVRHRDFFLPPEADGDEDVHAEPPTKSVALWSALLLLVCLGIVVLLAKALAPDIELAVVNAGAPKSLVGVIIAAVVLLPEGLAAYRAAKKNRLQTSLNLAMGSALASIGLTIPAVAIVSMVTGMTITLGVDMKSTVLLLLSLFTIMMSLATGRTNILQGIVLLVIFAVYLFTIVAP
- a CDS encoding DUF1842 domain-containing protein produces the protein MIAETVPFEPLNLRILSEGLFQPVLHLNLQHQASGRISGTAIITIKELTGPLNLSFKVVGNYQQQLANVSIQLKGHKLMDSAQNPCLFLNLEMNSEYTTGICNYQYHSEISKNVSNATVSSILFATTPSKKPFRMADLPQNNHYALL
- a CDS encoding PAS domain-containing sensor histidine kinase gives rise to the protein MLPDPSPKSNYTHYLEGGGEMGQLIRDYDWSKTAIGAPEQWSQSLLTTISLIISSRFPMFLWWGDELLQFYNDAYRKSLGNDGKHPAALGQCGADCWPEIWPTVQPMIDQALAGGAATWCEDILLPIFRNNQIENVYWTFSFSKVKDAPGKTGGVLVICSETTEKVNADQKMEKTLAELADRESKIRYMLQDAPVSIAMFTGYNFIIESANKQALKEWGKGEEVIGKPLVHVSPELNGQPFLKLLKDVMDTGIPYYGNEVRGLLKQQYKLEEFYANFVYQPMKDENGKTKSILMVANVITEQVAARKKVEQAEEMLRLSIESANVGTWRLDIESNTFIASPRMKELFGYSAEEEVTLADTLNQVHEDYRQQVADAIIKSIASGKDFSVEHPVLGRDHQNIRWVRALGRIYSMEAGHPAHFSGMMLDITEQKQDEIRKNDFIGMVSHELKTPLTSLNGYLQLMMLKLKEPNGDFMASCLKKANVQVKKMSSMINGFLNLSRLESGKIHLNMEHFDLGQLIRETIEETNPTLHQHTISLNTCAEITVHADRDKIGSVVSNLLSNAVKYSPKGKKIEVNCQVTDLAAQISIRDEGMGIKPQSLEKLFERFFRVETKHTENISGFGIGLYLCSEILEHHKGKIWVESEVGVGSTFHFSLPRGT
- a CDS encoding OmpA family protein codes for the protein MKILRTRTLIVAIGLLTLSMQACKTKKLVAKPTAPVEKPAPAPVEKPAPAPVEEKEAPAPEEKASFNFSNVQFEFNSDVLKTASFEILDQVVSQMKKSPDVVLTIHGNSSTEGSAAHNMSLSVDRANAVKSYLVNAGISGSKLKIKGHGATNPVTSNATEEGRALNRRVEFKTK
- a CDS encoding phosphatase PAP2 family protein encodes the protein MTVGLAIPSQVFGQHQLQQLDDRILISLSERRTPEKTGFFMFLSKYNDVVNVGVPVGLMAAGVISNDKEMRQNAAYIASSSAVNVLATMLIKKLVKRPRPFNGVVKINAVYQPSHYSFPSGHTSTAFTTATALSHSYQKWYVIAPAYLWAGSVGFSRLYLGVHYPTDVAAGAVLGTGSALSMGFLRGDK